A single genomic interval of Spirosoma linguale DSM 74 harbors:
- a CDS encoding PKD domain containing protein (PFAM: PKD domain containing protein~SMART: PKD domain containing protein~KEGG: amc:MADE_01501 putative secreted serine protease, subtilisin family, possibly excreted): MKKLLFILLIAVTGCQQKLPPPEVDFTSVDDGKGFIQFTTTSMNATSYAWDFGDKGATSKEKNANHAYSANGIYQVKLDATGPWGTTTVTRPVSVTGVRGSIMFWMPKGSNSVEVFVRDVRIGSVFNFFPNGVTYCGTVGCALANNLPEGDHPFTARETGSTEIKWSGVVSVVGGQCIKKALTY, encoded by the coding sequence ATGAAAAAACTTCTATTCATTCTATTAATTGCCGTCACAGGTTGTCAGCAAAAACTACCTCCACCAGAAGTAGACTTCACCAGCGTCGATGATGGTAAAGGGTTCATTCAGTTTACGACCACATCCATGAACGCAACAAGTTATGCGTGGGATTTTGGCGATAAAGGGGCAACCAGTAAAGAGAAGAACGCTAACCACGCCTACAGTGCTAACGGGATTTATCAGGTAAAACTGGACGCAACGGGTCCCTGGGGCACTACCACCGTTACCAGGCCGGTGTCTGTAACGGGCGTGCGTGGCTCCATTATGTTCTGGATGCCCAAAGGGTCCAATAGCGTAGAAGTCTTTGTCAGGGATGTACGGATTGGAAGCGTCTTCAACTTTTTCCCTAATGGCGTCACGTACTGCGGCACAGTAGGGTGCGCATTGGCGAATAACCTACCCGAAGGAGACCATCCGTTCACGGCTCGTGAAACGGGAAGTACCGAAATCAAATGGAGCGGTGTCGTCAGTGTAGTGGGTGGTCAGTGTATTAAAAAAGCATTGACGTATTAA
- a CDS encoding glycosyl transferase family 2 (PFAM: glycosyl transferase family 2~KEGG: acp:A2cp1_1499 glycosyl transferase family 2), with amino-acid sequence MNAIFNLFAILIGGYTVVNTLNLLLWSVGGLFGHADDVSIDSPPKTFRRILVLIPAYKEDTVIIDSVKANLKQTYPSDRYDLVVIADSFKAHTISELKQLPIKVVEVSFAVSSVSKALNAALMHFPVGSYDIAVVADADNHMAPDFLTRINAAFENGWRVVQGHRIAKNLNTSVAILDAISEEVNNHIFRKGHRAFGFSSTLIGSGMAFELPLLKKNLSQIQTIGGYDKDLEMRILQSKIPIGYLEDAFIFDEKVQTSGMFERQRTRWVESQINQARLHLVQGLREGINQNFDYVEKAIQTLALPRILLLGTITFSLIISLLLNKTWFAELMGVQLLLFLITLAIALPAYLRRLIGINELLMVPVLLFRFVRSVINFRQARGRFLHTTHGTDSEVIV; translated from the coding sequence ATGAATGCTATTTTTAACCTGTTTGCTATACTCATTGGCGGCTATACAGTGGTTAACACTCTGAACCTTCTGCTGTGGTCGGTGGGTGGACTTTTTGGCCATGCCGACGATGTTTCCATTGACTCACCGCCTAAAACATTCCGGCGCATTCTGGTCCTGATTCCGGCGTATAAGGAAGATACGGTAATCATTGACTCAGTCAAAGCTAACTTAAAGCAGACCTACCCGAGCGACCGGTACGATCTGGTTGTTATTGCCGACTCCTTTAAAGCGCATACCATCAGTGAGCTAAAGCAGTTGCCCATTAAAGTGGTGGAGGTCTCGTTTGCGGTATCGTCGGTTAGCAAAGCATTGAATGCCGCACTAATGCACTTCCCCGTTGGTAGTTACGATATTGCCGTAGTGGCCGATGCGGATAACCACATGGCTCCCGATTTCCTGACGCGCATCAATGCCGCTTTTGAAAACGGCTGGCGAGTGGTTCAGGGGCATCGAATTGCGAAGAATCTGAACACCAGCGTAGCCATTCTTGATGCCATCAGCGAAGAAGTGAACAACCATATCTTTCGGAAAGGTCATCGGGCATTTGGTTTCTCCTCTACCCTGATCGGGTCGGGAATGGCATTCGAGCTGCCTCTCCTGAAAAAGAACCTGAGTCAGATCCAAACCATCGGCGGATACGACAAAGACCTGGAAATGAGAATTTTACAGAGCAAAATACCGATTGGCTACCTGGAGGATGCATTTATCTTCGACGAGAAGGTGCAAACCTCAGGGATGTTTGAACGCCAGCGTACGCGTTGGGTAGAATCGCAGATTAACCAGGCGCGATTACACCTGGTACAGGGCCTTAGAGAGGGCATAAATCAAAATTTCGATTATGTTGAAAAAGCGATCCAGACACTCGCTTTACCCCGGATTCTGCTCCTGGGCACAATCACCTTTAGCCTTATAATCAGCCTGTTGCTGAATAAAACCTGGTTTGCCGAATTGATGGGGGTTCAGTTACTGCTCTTTCTGATTACCCTGGCCATTGCGTTGCCCGCTTATTTACGAAGACTCATTGGTATCAATGAGTTACTGATGGTGCCGGTATTGTTGTTTCGCTTCGTTCGGTCGGTTATCAACTTCCGTCAGGCGAGAGGTCGTTTTTTACACACAACCCATGGGACTGACTCTGAAGTTATTGTTTAG
- a CDS encoding O-antigen polymerase (PFAM: O-antigen polymerase~KEGG: see:SNSL254_A2266 O-antigen polymerase): MNGYVQQLKISVDRQTVLFAFLGALVALGTGLIIAERELKGAVIILLIPMALAVVFLCLYRPKLGLFIYLQYAFIVNGIQRFSPVVAPYGLLADGLLLLLLIGVVINYKQFDWKNLHNPAFYLILFWTLYTFLQLFNTELPVLGAWFFAVRAESLYWFQLTILGLVLIRTKKDIDTIFTIWLIWSVVAAIWAFRQRYIGLTAGEQQWLDAGASVTHVLFGQLRCFSFYSDAGQFGAEMAYATLLCIIRVLDERVLRVKLLYLGIGLIVFWGFAVSGTRGALFVILAGLPVYIILRRNFAILIIGILIGGSLFGMLKYTSIGSSLYEIERMRTALDPENDSFQVRLDNQKKLVDYLATRPFGGGIGSSGDWARRFTPNSFLAATPPDSWYVKIWIENGIVGLVIHLGMLLFFLALGIYNTTRPELATYAPDLKLLLLSLICGYAGILVACYGNPIFGQFPTNSIMSITIVLLCSTHVSRAYIEQEKKQVLQPQVV, encoded by the coding sequence ATGAATGGATACGTTCAACAGTTAAAAATTTCCGTTGACCGCCAGACCGTCCTATTTGCCTTTTTAGGGGCGTTAGTGGCGCTGGGCACCGGCTTAATTATTGCCGAGCGAGAATTAAAAGGAGCCGTCATCATCCTGCTGATTCCCATGGCGCTGGCAGTAGTATTCCTATGTTTGTATAGACCTAAATTAGGGTTGTTCATTTACCTGCAATACGCCTTTATCGTTAACGGCATACAGCGCTTCAGTCCGGTCGTAGCGCCGTATGGGTTGCTGGCCGACGGGCTGCTGTTATTGCTGCTGATTGGCGTTGTGATCAACTACAAACAGTTCGACTGGAAAAACCTGCATAACCCGGCGTTCTATTTGATTCTTTTCTGGACGCTATACACCTTTCTGCAATTATTCAATACGGAGTTACCCGTGCTGGGAGCCTGGTTCTTTGCCGTACGTGCCGAATCACTATACTGGTTCCAACTAACCATTCTGGGGCTGGTGTTGATTCGAACCAAAAAAGACATCGACACTATCTTCACCATCTGGCTGATCTGGTCGGTCGTAGCGGCAATCTGGGCGTTCAGACAACGCTACATCGGTCTGACAGCCGGCGAACAGCAGTGGCTTGATGCGGGAGCCAGCGTAACACACGTTTTGTTTGGGCAGTTACGCTGCTTTTCGTTCTACTCAGATGCCGGGCAGTTTGGGGCCGAAATGGCCTATGCTACTCTGCTCTGCATAATACGGGTACTGGATGAGCGTGTATTGCGCGTAAAGCTCCTGTATCTGGGAATTGGCCTGATCGTGTTTTGGGGCTTTGCCGTATCGGGCACCCGGGGTGCTTTATTCGTTATTCTGGCCGGTCTTCCCGTGTATATTATTTTACGGCGCAACTTCGCAATTCTCATTATTGGTATCCTGATTGGCGGCTCTTTGTTTGGCATGTTAAAGTACACCTCCATAGGCAGCAGCTTATACGAGATTGAACGGATGCGCACCGCACTGGACCCCGAGAACGACTCCTTCCAGGTGCGGTTGGATAATCAGAAAAAGCTGGTGGACTATCTGGCAACACGGCCTTTCGGCGGTGGTATTGGCAGCTCGGGAGACTGGGCCCGCCGATTTACGCCCAATAGCTTTCTGGCCGCAACACCGCCTGACAGCTGGTATGTGAAAATCTGGATTGAGAACGGCATCGTGGGCCTTGTCATCCACCTGGGTATGCTGCTGTTCTTTCTGGCACTGGGTATCTATAACACAACAAGGCCCGAACTGGCAACCTACGCCCCCGATCTGAAGCTTTTACTGCTATCGCTTATCTGTGGCTACGCTGGCATATTGGTTGCCTGTTATGGTAATCCAATCTTTGGTCAGTTTCCCACTAATTCAATTATGTCGATTACCATTGTCCTGCTGTGTTCCACTCATGTGAGTAGAGCATACATAGAACAGGAAAAGAAACAGGTGCTTCAACCCCAGGTAGTGTGA
- a CDS encoding lipopolysaccharide biosynthesis protein (PFAM: lipopolysaccharide biosynthesis protein~KEGG: dar:Daro_2398 lipopolysaccharide biosynthesis) — protein sequence MNSQLINRLLRQNIFWLILMPVIAACTAYYFTRSLPRVYESTATLYTGLTSGYSILSNESNARVDHEAVDNAFENLLSTISSRETMAQVSIRLLSRHLMLESPDSMVMDNHNFKELRKAVPEELRANLVASRNEQLIYRRIDSMAHTISDNPIKKLLSNPTSDYSTARITKQLKAIRKKDSDMLELSFQADDAALTYATLTELIDVFSNRYAGFKTSETSPVVSYYNNRNQEAIQKLQQAEQRLKAFEETNQIINYDEESRSIALNKDALQGQYNEELMKLKAAKASMDALGKRLDDRMNALSVNDELLTKRQELTTATSQLSQARMAGRPKETIDQLLGKVNRLTDDLRVTAQKYYKAGNSTESIPQMHLLDEWLNRVILYEESKARLATYEKRLVDFKDMAAKFTPLGSTLTQIKRDVSVAEKDYLATMVALSQAKTRQKNAEMTGPLKLLDAPQFPLHPLPSKRWMILGAAFGVGLVLALLLLLIRYLIDGRIYDATRFEEVAKLPVAASFPAVPARSRNKKTRIMLQYMLDNLRSRAEVDMSSMPDYRPYVLISVWSTRPKQGKTWLASQLAEQYAVAGKRVALLSPYTLSEGNQLPEEVTTIAYEVRSDFAYAKTVDQVVGNLMPFDSQQYDIILLELPDLSITPIATHLVAQSNLLLMVVNARITWNSTDQNLYQLYRKATKAPILSVLNYVHPSLIRVSPIADAPVVVATGVHQPSALPAHLPTQETV from the coding sequence ATGAACTCTCAACTTATTAATCGCCTTCTAAGACAAAATATTTTCTGGCTGATATTGATGCCGGTCATTGCTGCCTGTACGGCCTACTACTTCACGCGTAGTCTGCCTCGTGTTTACGAATCAACCGCTACCCTTTATACGGGCCTTACCTCCGGCTATTCGATACTATCGAACGAATCGAACGCCCGCGTTGACCACGAAGCAGTAGACAATGCCTTCGAGAACCTGCTCTCGACCATCTCCTCCCGCGAAACAATGGCCCAGGTATCTATCCGGCTCCTGAGCCGTCACCTGATGCTGGAATCGCCCGATTCGATGGTTATGGACAACCACAATTTTAAAGAGCTGCGCAAAGCCGTTCCGGAAGAGCTGCGTGCTAACCTGGTTGCCAGCCGAAACGAGCAACTTATTTATCGTCGTATCGACAGTATGGCGCATACGATAAGCGACAACCCGATTAAAAAGCTGCTGAGTAACCCCACGTCAGATTATTCAACGGCCAGGATTACCAAACAACTGAAAGCCATCCGGAAGAAAGACAGTGATATGCTCGAACTGTCTTTTCAGGCCGACGATGCCGCTTTGACGTATGCGACACTAACGGAACTGATCGACGTGTTCAGCAACCGGTATGCAGGCTTCAAAACATCCGAAACAAGCCCGGTTGTCAGCTACTACAATAACCGTAATCAGGAAGCCATTCAAAAACTACAACAGGCTGAGCAACGACTTAAGGCATTTGAGGAAACCAACCAGATTATCAATTACGACGAAGAAAGCCGCAGTATTGCCCTCAACAAAGACGCGCTCCAGGGTCAGTACAACGAAGAGTTGATGAAATTAAAGGCGGCCAAAGCCTCGATGGATGCACTCGGCAAACGCCTTGACGACCGGATGAACGCGTTATCCGTAAACGACGAGCTCCTAACCAAACGGCAGGAACTCACCACAGCAACCAGCCAGTTATCGCAGGCCCGAATGGCTGGCCGACCCAAAGAAACGATTGATCAGCTTTTGGGAAAAGTTAACCGGCTTACCGACGATCTGAGAGTTACGGCTCAAAAATATTACAAAGCCGGCAACTCCACCGAGTCGATCCCCCAAATGCACCTGCTGGACGAATGGCTCAACCGGGTCATCCTGTACGAAGAATCCAAAGCGCGGCTGGCCACCTACGAAAAACGCCTGGTCGACTTCAAAGATATGGCCGCTAAGTTTACGCCCCTGGGATCGACACTTACCCAAATTAAGCGTGATGTTAGTGTAGCCGAAAAAGATTATCTGGCTACCATGGTAGCTCTGAGCCAGGCTAAAACCCGGCAGAAAAATGCGGAAATGACCGGCCCGCTCAAGTTGCTCGACGCGCCCCAGTTTCCGCTGCATCCGCTACCCTCCAAGCGTTGGATGATTCTCGGTGCTGCCTTTGGCGTTGGGCTGGTGCTGGCGCTGCTGCTGCTCCTGATTCGTTACCTCATAGACGGACGTATTTATGACGCAACCCGTTTTGAAGAGGTAGCCAAACTACCGGTTGCCGCATCATTTCCCGCCGTTCCGGCACGGAGCCGTAATAAGAAAACGCGCATCATGCTGCAATACATGCTGGACAATCTGCGCAGTAGAGCCGAAGTCGACATGAGTTCGATGCCCGATTACCGGCCTTATGTACTGATCTCCGTCTGGAGTACGCGGCCTAAACAGGGTAAAACCTGGCTGGCCAGCCAACTGGCCGAACAGTATGCAGTTGCCGGAAAACGCGTGGCCCTGCTTTCGCCCTATACACTGAGCGAGGGGAACCAACTGCCCGAAGAGGTTACCACCATCGCCTACGAAGTACGAAGTGATTTTGCCTACGCCAAAACCGTCGATCAGGTTGTTGGCAACCTGATGCCGTTCGACTCGCAGCAGTACGATATCATTTTGCTGGAACTACCCGACCTGAGCATCACACCCATTGCAACGCACCTGGTAGCCCAGAGTAATCTGCTGCTGATGGTCGTAAATGCCCGAATCACCTGGAACAGTACAGACCAGAATCTTTATCAGCTGTACCGGAAAGCCACCAAGGCCCCCATTCTGTCGGTTCTGAACTATGTTCATCCCAGCCTGATCAGAGTAAGTCCAATTGCCGATGCCCCCGTAGTCGTTGCCACGGGTGTACATCAACCCAGTGCATTACCAGCCCATCTACCCACCCAAGAAACTGTTTAA
- a CDS encoding polysaccharide biosynthesis protein (PFAM: polysaccharide biosynthesis protein~KEGG: mpt:Mpe_A0730 putative polysaccharide transport protein) — MINRTLNAVQTILRKNAAVSLLGNGTAAIISLTTTGLLARWMPREAFGTWVLFLVTYTLFDTLRSGLLLNGMIQYTADLRVEARTFEASLKRWEGAVWQLGLLMTMVVGPFLIGLTYYFPMISEWVGNSETAVWFWIISLVSLPANIATWFLHARSQFKPLQWIRVLTQLVFLLLIIGCYQFQLFPGNSLYGLFAVANGAISLWSLFIGWSRWRSIPAGRTAQRNALFHFGKYTIGTLVGSNLQRSADTLLLGAILGPEAVALYAIPQRLTQLLDMPVRSVVVTAMPRLVKLQQQGKSGELAAYFQQSAGLLWLVMLPLSIAGFVLAEPLVTLLGGGHYRDGATLMRCFMLYGALLPLDRYSGVGLDAIGKPQFNLVKVLFMLCIQVGGALVALLVFRSTTALAGVSIVTFAMGMLLGFRLLKRHVPISLTGCIQTGWTELVGLITRFRHEWIRSTVKNFR; from the coding sequence ATGATTAACCGAACACTAAATGCTGTCCAGACAATACTGCGAAAAAACGCAGCCGTGTCTTTACTAGGCAACGGCACGGCTGCCATTATCTCGCTCACCACAACGGGTCTGCTGGCGCGTTGGATGCCTCGTGAAGCATTTGGTACCTGGGTACTCTTTTTGGTTACCTATACATTGTTTGATACGCTTCGGTCCGGCTTACTGCTCAACGGAATGATTCAGTACACGGCCGACCTGCGCGTGGAAGCCCGGACGTTTGAAGCAAGCCTGAAACGCTGGGAAGGGGCTGTCTGGCAGCTTGGTTTGCTCATGACAATGGTTGTGGGGCCCTTCCTGATTGGCTTGACCTACTATTTTCCCATGATCAGCGAATGGGTCGGCAACTCCGAAACAGCCGTTTGGTTCTGGATCATCAGCCTGGTATCGTTACCTGCCAACATTGCCACCTGGTTTCTGCACGCCCGGTCGCAGTTCAAACCTCTGCAATGGATACGGGTGCTTACCCAACTGGTGTTTCTATTGCTTATCATTGGGTGTTATCAGTTCCAGCTGTTTCCGGGCAATAGCCTGTACGGTTTGTTTGCCGTTGCCAACGGGGCTATCAGCCTTTGGTCCTTATTTATTGGATGGAGCCGGTGGCGCTCCATTCCGGCGGGCAGAACTGCCCAACGGAACGCACTCTTTCATTTTGGCAAGTATACCATTGGCACGCTCGTCGGCTCCAATTTACAACGCAGTGCAGACACCCTGCTGCTGGGGGCCATACTGGGTCCGGAAGCGGTAGCGCTGTACGCCATTCCACAACGACTTACTCAACTCCTCGATATGCCGGTACGCAGTGTCGTCGTAACAGCCATGCCACGTCTGGTGAAACTACAGCAGCAGGGAAAGTCTGGCGAACTAGCCGCTTATTTTCAGCAAAGTGCGGGCCTGCTCTGGCTGGTTATGCTGCCGTTATCAATCGCCGGATTTGTACTTGCCGAACCCCTGGTTACGCTGTTGGGTGGTGGACACTACCGCGATGGGGCCACGTTAATGCGCTGTTTTATGCTGTATGGTGCCCTGCTTCCTCTCGACCGGTATTCCGGCGTTGGCCTCGATGCCATCGGCAAACCGCAGTTCAACCTGGTTAAGGTACTGTTCATGCTCTGCATACAGGTGGGAGGTGCTCTGGTAGCTCTGCTCGTATTCAGATCGACCACGGCGCTGGCCGGTGTTTCAATTGTCACGTTTGCCATGGGTATGCTGCTGGGCTTCCGCCTGCTGAAGCGCCATGTTCCTATATCATTAACTGGTTGTATACAAACTGGGTGGACCGAGCTGGTCGGCCTCATTACCCGATTTCGTCATGAATGGATACGTTCAACAGTTAAAAATTTCCGTTGA
- a CDS encoding hypothetical protein (KEGG: sun:SUN_1403 outer membrane efflux protein): protein MKGLRISQTSRRKNNPMKISLPFACPVWIGLLFLSLGNSFTLSAQQTKVKSEIVVNDTAYFDLNRDITEQLIPFEEIYQIALQYSPMMKVQGAMANSKLEAFRYSKVVALDNIYPYVNYAQGNQTLLATGTNPTDAFQLSNGTRWGFNVQVPLSTLFGRHNLVQQAKAEYQVTQHQKSVVALALKRELIHIYQDLLVAQRVMNARLRDEQVALTTYRVTEVELQQGKAQPAQLSQISTIYTQAKSYAERARGDFMINYYDLEALIGTPLRTLMVK, encoded by the coding sequence ATGAAAGGTCTCCGAATTTCTCAAACCAGCCGTCGAAAAAACAATCCGATGAAAATTTCACTACCCTTTGCCTGTCCTGTATGGATAGGGCTTCTATTTCTCAGTTTAGGCAACAGCTTCACCCTCTCTGCTCAACAAACCAAGGTTAAAAGTGAGATAGTCGTCAATGACACGGCTTACTTCGACTTAAACAGAGACATCACCGAGCAGCTGATTCCGTTTGAGGAAATCTATCAGATTGCGCTGCAATACTCCCCCATGATGAAAGTGCAGGGAGCTATGGCCAACAGTAAACTGGAAGCCTTCCGCTATTCCAAAGTAGTTGCGCTGGACAATATCTATCCGTACGTGAACTACGCACAGGGCAATCAAACCCTCCTGGCCACGGGCACTAATCCAACCGATGCCTTTCAGCTGAGCAATGGTACCCGGTGGGGCTTTAATGTACAGGTGCCCTTATCCACACTATTCGGCCGACATAACCTTGTTCAGCAGGCCAAAGCGGAGTACCAGGTTACCCAACACCAGAAATCGGTGGTAGCCCTTGCTCTGAAACGTGAACTTATCCATATCTATCAGGACCTTCTGGTTGCCCAGCGTGTCATGAACGCCCGCCTGCGCGACGAGCAGGTAGCGTTGACCACTTATCGGGTCACGGAGGTTGAGCTACAACAAGGCAAGGCCCAACCCGCTCAACTGTCGCAGATCAGCACCATTTATACGCAGGCCAAATCGTATGCAGAGCGCGCACGGGGCGACTTCATGATTAACTACTATGATCTTGAAGCACTTATTGGCACCCCACTACGGACGTTGATGGTCAAATAG